In a single window of the Bacillus rossius redtenbacheri isolate Brsri chromosome 8, Brsri_v3, whole genome shotgun sequence genome:
- the LOC134535507 gene encoding uncharacterized protein LOC134535507: MKQWQILADTFNCMSGEHHRTAENLKAVWENLKKHTRKTSADQRVQVLTGTGGGPSKTVSKDPICERVQSLIKPTIDGAKNPFDSDSDAIILPFDASNRPTDEDDSIQLDVGAEVDVSFVETAETVTLPNGDWTHYTPAMLSSPVCSALRHSNNNSAITNTVQTNTTDSCSASSGKAMPPSSRGNASVQSPFTSKRRPTPATKVKEVSAVNAAKIELIELAKKHAIEEKEVMKEIWELRLQQEREKVKQEKLQTELLSLQILKIKKELEHLQ; the protein is encoded by the exons ATGAAGCAGTGGCAAATACTTGCAGATACTTTCAATTGTATGTCTGGAGAACATCACAGGACTGCAGAAAATTTAAAAGCGGTGTGGGAGAATCTCAAAAAGCACACGCGAAAGACTTCTGCTGATCAACGAGTTCAAGTATTAACTGGaacag GTGGAGGTCCTTCAAAAACAGTTAGTAAGGATCCCATTTGTGAGAGAGTGCAGAGCCTAATCAAACCGACTATCGATGGTGCCAAGAATCCCTTCGATTCAGATTCAGATGCAATAATATTACCATTTGATGCATCAAATAGGCCTACTGATGAGGATGACAGCATTCAACTGGATGTCGGAGCAGAAGTGGATGTTTCTTTCGTGGAGACGGCAGAGACA gTAACTCTTCCAAATGGCGACTGGACGCATTATACTCCAGCCATGCTCAGCAGTCCTGTGTGTTCTGCCCTTCGACACTCCAATAACAACTCGGCTATCACAAACACAGTGCAGACCAATACTACTGATTCATGCAGTGCAAGTAGTGGGAAGGCAATGCCTCCTAGCAGTAGGGGAAATGCTTCAGTGCAATCTCCCTTTACTAGCAAGCGGCGACCAACCCCGGCCACCAAAGTGAAAGAAGTAAGTGCTGTCAATGCAGCAAAAATCGAACTAATtgaacttgcaaaaaaacatgcaATCGAGGAAAAAGAAGTTATGAAAGAAATCTGGGAACTGCGGTTACAACAAGAACGAGAAAAAGTAAAGCAGGAAAAGCTGCAAACTGAACTTTTATCTTtacaaatcttgaaaataaagaaagaactaGAACATTTGCAGTAA